A single genomic interval of Zingiber officinale cultivar Zhangliang chromosome 4A, Zo_v1.1, whole genome shotgun sequence harbors:
- the LOC121972440 gene encoding uncharacterized protein LOC121972440, translated as MDLDLALRTKQSTASIDTSSSELRAKYEKWDRSNRMNLMIIKHGISEAFRGAVSNCVTKAKEYLDDIEKRFAKSNKVETNTILKSLISMKYKGKENIQKYIMEMSHLTSKLKALNLELSDGMHVHLVLISFPNQFSQFQINYNCQKEKWTLNKLISYCVQEKERLKQNKSESVYLARTPKYKGNKRKNEATKGPYAKK; from the coding sequence ATGGATCTAGATCTTGCGCTTAGGACAAAGCAATCCACTGCTTCTATAGATACTAGTTCCTCTGAACTAAGGGCTAAATATGAGAAGTGGGATCGCTCTAACCGCATGAATCTTATGAtcatcaagcatggcatatctgAGGCCTTTAGGGGTGCGGTGTCTAATTGTgtcaccaaagctaaggaatatctcGATGATATTGAAAAACGCTTTGCCAAAAGCAATAAGGTGGAAACAAATACAATTCTGAAGAGCTTGATTTCCATGAAGTATAAAGGCAAGGAAAATATTCAGAAATATATCATGGAAATGTCTCACCTTACATCAAAATTGAAGGCACTTAATCTTGAATTGTCAGATGGCATGCATGTGCATTTAGTGCTTATATCTTTTCCGAATCAGTTCAGTCAATTTCAGATCAATTATAATTGTCAAAAGGAGAAATGGACTCTTAATAAGCTCATTTCTTATTGTGTTCAAGAGAAAGAGAGGTTGAAGCAAAACAAGTCTGAAAGTGTCTATTTGGCAAGAACCCCTAAATATAAgggcaacaaaagaaagaatgagGCTACTAAAGGTCCTTATGCGAAGAAATAA